From a single Calothrix sp. NIES-2098 genomic region:
- a CDS encoding methyl-accepting chemotaxis sensory transducer with phytochrome sensor: MTFLYNNGQENSNIITDLEKIENQNGSLNIASIPSNELSILNAIAQEFKNWRQQLQNITTHLRQAPDIDTLLKVAVAQIREKIAGDRALIYQFKTADTGTVLAESRTLGWTPTLGETLPGITFGLYTSQDYLEPVVIDDIDRIQITPYQKQLLEKFQIKASLALPIVVDNKVWGLLCVNNCSSARHWQEVEITLLSQITTELSYRLQNFGSQTELQQQTLAKKSVAKVIDKILHLSSVEKVFQTTTQEIRQLLKCDRVGVYRFNPDWSGQFVAESVGNGWVKMVGPDFKMVWDDTHLQETQGGRYAKGETFAVKDIYQAGHAQCHIDILEQFEMKAYIIAPIFSGQQLWGLLAAYQNSGPRDWQSWEISVLTQIGLQFGVAIAQSEYLEQVRTKTEQLTQIVEQEKTLTKIVNRIRQSLDAESVFKITTQEVRQSLRCDRVAVYQFNPDWGGQFIAESVGHGWVKLVGPDIQTVLDDTYLQETQGGRYSRGENFVVNDIYQIGLAPCHIEILEQFEAKAYIIVPIFNGEKLWGLLAAYQNSGTREWQSWEVNFLAQIGLQFSLAKSQIEYLEQVRVKSEKLTQIAEQEKAFTKLVNRIRQCLDVEEIFKTSTQEIRQLLRCDRVGVYRFNPDWSGEFVAESVGQNWVKLVGPDIKTVWEDTHLQETQGGRYAKGENFVVRDIYQAGHSPCHVEILEQFEVKAYVIVPLFFGDKLWGLLAAYQNSGTRDWEESEVSLLARIGDQLGLALQQTEYLQQLQTQSAQLAEAANREKAAKELLQQRSIQLLTALRPALNGNLTVRAPITEDELGTIADAYNNTLQALRQIVIQVQAAAQQVVQTSGTSEASLAGLTNLAKQQSEEMNAALNEIQQMVDSTQAVVANAELVQVAVQQANQTVESGDAAMNLTVQAIQGIRETVAQTSKKIKRLSESSQKISKVVNLISNFATQTNVLALNAAIEATRAGEYGKGFAVVADEVRSLSRQSAAATIEIEKLVQEIQAETGEVAVAMETGIQQVVEGTNLVGDARQNLNAIVSATAEISQLIQRITAATQKQMDQSVKVTTSMKDVAEISHKTVDESHEITVVFQELSGMAKELLATASKFKVN; the protein is encoded by the coding sequence ATGACATTTTTATATAACAATGGGCAAGAAAATAGTAATATCATTACCGATTTAGAAAAAATAGAAAATCAGAATGGTAGCCTTAATATAGCCAGTATTCCTAGTAATGAATTATCTATATTAAATGCGATCGCTCAGGAATTTAAAAATTGGCGACAGCAGTTACAAAATATCACTACTCACCTACGTCAAGCCCCAGATATTGATACGCTACTTAAAGTAGCTGTAGCTCAAATCAGAGAAAAAATCGCTGGCGATCGCGCTTTAATTTATCAGTTTAAAACTGCTGATACTGGTACTGTCTTAGCAGAATCTAGAACCCTCGGTTGGACGCCTACCCTAGGCGAAACTCTTCCAGGTATTACTTTTGGCTTATACACTAGCCAAGATTATTTAGAACCAGTAGTTATTGATGATATCGATCGGATACAAATTACCCCCTATCAAAAACAACTACTAGAAAAATTCCAAATTAAAGCTAGTTTGGCTCTACCGATTGTTGTAGACAATAAAGTTTGGGGCTTACTGTGCGTCAACAATTGTTCCTCAGCACGACATTGGCAAGAGGTAGAAATTACTCTACTGTCTCAAATTACAACAGAACTCAGCTATAGATTGCAGAACTTTGGCTCTCAAACAGAACTGCAACAACAGACACTAGCAAAAAAATCGGTAGCCAAAGTTATTGATAAGATTCTGCACTTATCATCTGTCGAGAAGGTGTTTCAAACAACTACTCAGGAAATCCGTCAATTACTCAAATGCGATCGCGTCGGGGTATATCGCTTCAATCCCGATTGGAGTGGCCAATTTGTGGCGGAGTCGGTGGGCAATGGTTGGGTAAAAATGGTCGGCCCTGATTTTAAAATGGTCTGGGATGATACCCACTTGCAAGAAACTCAAGGCGGACGTTACGCCAAGGGTGAAACTTTTGCGGTGAAGGACATTTATCAAGCAGGCCATGCTCAATGTCACATCGATATTTTAGAGCAGTTTGAAATGAAAGCTTACATAATTGCGCCGATATTTTCTGGGCAACAATTATGGGGCTTACTGGCAGCTTATCAAAATTCTGGCCCCCGCGATTGGCAATCTTGGGAAATTAGCGTTTTGACTCAGATTGGATTGCAATTTGGTGTGGCGATCGCCCAAAGTGAATATTTAGAACAAGTGCGGACAAAAACTGAGCAACTAACTCAAATAGTTGAGCAAGAGAAAACTTTAACTAAAATAGTCAACCGTATCCGCCAATCTCTAGATGCAGAAAGCGTTTTCAAAATCACTACTCAAGAAGTACGCCAATCTCTGCGATGCGATCGCGTAGCCGTTTATCAATTCAATCCTGACTGGGGCGGTCAGTTTATTGCTGAATCTGTAGGTCATGGTTGGGTAAAACTGGTAGGGCCGGATATTCAAACTGTCTTAGACGATACCTACTTACAAGAAACTCAAGGTGGTCGCTATAGCAGAGGAGAAAACTTTGTTGTTAATGACATATATCAAATTGGTTTAGCTCCTTGCCATATTGAGATTTTAGAACAGTTTGAAGCCAAAGCTTACATCATAGTTCCTATATTTAATGGCGAGAAATTATGGGGATTGCTGGCGGCTTATCAAAACTCTGGCACTCGCGAATGGCAAAGTTGGGAAGTTAACTTCTTAGCTCAAATTGGTTTGCAATTTAGCCTAGCTAAATCGCAAATAGAATACCTCGAGCAGGTGCGAGTTAAATCTGAAAAACTAACTCAGATAGCCGAACAAGAAAAAGCCTTTACCAAACTAGTCAACCGCATTCGCCAATGCTTAGATGTCGAGGAAATCTTCAAGACATCTACTCAAGAAATCAGACAATTACTGCGATGCGATCGCGTCGGTGTCTATCGCTTTAATCCTGACTGGAGTGGCGAATTTGTAGCTGAGTCAGTGGGTCAAAATTGGGTAAAACTGGTAGGCCCGGATATCAAAACGGTGTGGGAAGATACTCACCTCCAAGAAACTCAAGGAGGCCGTTATGCCAAAGGAGAAAATTTTGTTGTTCGTGATATCTATCAAGCAGGTCATTCTCCTTGCCACGTTGAGATTTTAGAACAATTTGAAGTTAAAGCTTACGTTATAGTTCCATTGTTCTTTGGCGACAAACTTTGGGGATTGTTAGCAGCTTATCAAAACTCTGGAACCCGTGATTGGGAGGAATCAGAAGTTAGTTTGTTAGCCCGCATTGGCGACCAGTTAGGGCTAGCATTGCAACAAACAGAGTATTTGCAACAATTACAGACACAGTCAGCACAATTAGCAGAAGCAGCAAATCGAGAAAAAGCAGCTAAGGAATTACTGCAACAGCGATCTATTCAACTGTTAACAGCCCTCAGACCAGCCCTCAATGGCAACTTGACGGTACGTGCGCCGATTACAGAAGACGAGCTAGGTACAATTGCTGATGCTTACAATAATACCCTGCAAGCACTCCGGCAAATAGTTATCCAAGTACAAGCAGCAGCCCAACAAGTTGTGCAAACTTCTGGTACTAGCGAAGCATCATTAGCCGGACTCACCAATTTAGCCAAACAACAGTCTGAGGAAATGAACGCAGCCTTAAACGAAATTCAACAGATGGTGGACTCAACACAAGCTGTAGTAGCTAATGCTGAGTTGGTACAGGTAGCTGTCCAACAAGCCAACCAAACTGTTGAGTCTGGCGATGCTGCGATGAACCTGACTGTACAAGCTATCCAAGGAATTCGCGAAACTGTTGCTCAAACTAGTAAAAAGATTAAACGCCTCAGTGAATCTTCGCAAAAAATCTCTAAAGTAGTGAATTTGATTAGTAATTTTGCCACGCAGACAAACGTACTAGCTCTCAATGCAGCTATTGAAGCCACTCGTGCTGGTGAATATGGTAAAGGTTTTGCAGTAGTAGCTGATGAAGTTCGTTCTTTATCTCGTCAGTCAGCCGCCGCTACTATCGAAATTGAAAAATTAGTTCAAGAGATTCAAGCAGAAACTGGCGAAGTAGCGGTAGCTATGGAAACAGGTATTCAACAGGTGGTAGAAGGTACAAATCTTGTCGGTGATGCTAGACAAAATTTGAACGCAATTGTGAGTGCAACTGCGGAAATTAGCCAGTTAATTCAGCGGATTACCGCAGCTACCCAAAAACAAATGGATCAGTCTGTCAAAGTAACTACAAGTATGAAAGATGTAGCAGAAATTTCTCATAAAACTGTGGATGAATCCCATGAAATTACTGTTGTCTTTCAAGAGTTATCTGGAATGGCAAAAGAATTATTAGCAACCGCCAGCAAGTTCAAGGTGAATTAA
- a CDS encoding response regulator receiver, CheY, translating to MNTVLVVEDGLTDMEIISSYLQQAGYYVMSAKSSEEAHDKIGTTKPDVIFLDVILPGKSGYEICRELKSNPDTSKIPVVFCSTKNSDVDKIWGNMLGAEAYLSKPVNREELVGTLQRLINH from the coding sequence ATGAACACTGTTCTAGTTGTTGAAGATGGTTTAACTGATATGGAAATTATCAGTAGTTACTTACAACAGGCAGGATATTATGTGATGAGCGCTAAAAGTAGCGAAGAAGCTCATGACAAGATAGGTACAACTAAGCCTGATGTGATATTTCTCGACGTAATTCTACCAGGTAAAAGTGGTTATGAAATTTGTAGAGAACTAAAAAGTAATCCCGATACTAGTAAAATTCCTGTGGTTTTTTGTTCTACCAAAAATAGTGATGTAGATAAAATTTGGGGAAATATGCTTGGTGCTGAAGCTTATCTATCAAAACCTGTCAATAGAGAAGAATTAGTAGGGACTTTACAGCGTTTAATCAATCATTAA
- a CDS encoding purine-binding chemotaxis protein cheW, producing METLQKFLSFNLGTNDLAVIQLQHIAEVLQVSLTEICGVPQMPNCVLGIYNWRGEMLWLVDLEEMLGYPPLLQAPNLVSKMMAIVLENEGKYLGLLVRQLTDIEWLNTEQMKTPSAELFYPAMSPFVEGYFIKPDEGIAFNLDALAIIQASIWGNHN from the coding sequence TTGGAGACTCTGCAAAAGTTTTTAAGTTTTAATCTAGGAACCAATGACTTAGCTGTAATTCAGTTACAGCACATTGCAGAAGTATTACAAGTATCATTGACAGAAATCTGCGGTGTGCCTCAGATGCCTAATTGCGTCTTGGGTATCTACAACTGGCGTGGCGAAATGCTATGGTTAGTTGATTTAGAAGAGATGTTAGGATATCCGCCGTTGTTGCAAGCCCCTAATTTAGTCTCAAAGATGATGGCAATAGTCCTAGAAAATGAAGGTAAATATTTAGGGTTATTAGTGCGTCAACTGACAGATATTGAATGGTTAAATACTGAGCAAATGAAAACCCCATCTGCTGAACTTTTTTATCCAGCAATGTCACCCTTTGTCGAAGGATATTTTATCAAGCCTGACGAGGGGATTGCATTTAATTTAGACGCATTGGCAATTATCCAAGCTTCTATATGGGGCAATCATAATTAA
- a CDS encoding CheA signal transduction histidine kinase, producing the protein MTTDIDIREQGYIYFLAEAPELLQTIEQELFSLTEEFSTAKVHNLMRATHTIKGGAANVGLEVINTIAHSLEDVFNALYNPNVIIDDQLQTLIIQAYECLSLALTTELTGSAVNGEEILQRAASVFAQLQEKLGDAFGAEAHIPTSEELGFDLVQSIFEVGVKQRLDSIADALNSTGEATEFAELLNSQAEVFVGLAESLNLPGFGAIAQTIIAALKANPKQAHQIGKVALANLQQAQAAVLAGERTSGGELDPALQNFTQVVTDDLNPVTEQSVNTSSLRDEIKELYKFLTTSGNTKNQPLKSSKAKFYIKVIRYIFGWFNHQMEISKEELNLALLVVADGENSVNYIENWLSKFLEFVQEAEDSTSLCLYRQGVILTIILAVVKFHYSHAQVNNDISVIQTLQQQIGKLAKEYKNFPPVTAQEKNWIDNPKFKPLLVFKETAITETDRLLETIWGGEANFTHIHEIAETQAEELVTERVDTDIVNSVIQSEREIKDKSHNSPAKSSRNHSSVRVDTEGLQRLNYLAGELLIKQKQRILQDEQLKEIIEKLFQRIDRQQIILNQLGDLPFQMQNNGLQNQRNFATVKFDTLEMDMYTEFQMKLHEAMEENLQLQEITESLDLLLAQANQISDKKQRLTLNIIDNLVEARMSPLGNILNRFPQMVTKMGNVYAKFVELKLTGTEVLVDKAIAEKLYEPLLHLVRNAFDHGIETPQVRQSLGKPAQALIEIRAYNQGSQTVIEVRDDGQGLNLEKIRKRAIELNLLSAEEGYVLHVTESELLELMFSPGFTTVEQVSEISGRGMGLDIVRSQIQSLNGSFSVQSLPNQGTTFILKIPFSMTTDKLMLVQVGGTIYALLLDNLEKILIPSEQQIKEFEGKKVLHYNSTEDERIVRLRSISELMYYSGSFGNNFTFNNTLNSHDTGITQHPVLLLRHNQEIFGLEVDQIIGEQELVIRPLGSAIAPPKYIYGCSSLASGNLILIIDPILLLDSYEMQATLESTVSSTAYLANKKALTLSGLTSNSTPLLAPSSNTNTTQTQLSQSLSTNQQSSKVLLIVDDAISLRQTLSLTLQKSGYHVLQAQNGVEALEKLQMHPEIKVVISDLEMPRMNGFELLSHVRQNQNFAGIPIVILTSRSAEKHRQLAEALGATAYLTKPYLEDKLISIVAELINKQSEQSHNLVMSQ; encoded by the coding sequence ATGACTACAGACATTGATATTCGCGAGCAAGGTTACATTTATTTCTTGGCTGAAGCTCCAGAATTATTACAAACTATCGAGCAAGAACTGTTTAGCTTGACTGAAGAATTTAGTACAGCTAAAGTGCATAATTTAATGCGAGCAACTCATACAATTAAAGGAGGAGCCGCTAACGTTGGGCTAGAGGTAATTAACACGATCGCTCATTCTCTAGAAGATGTTTTTAATGCTCTCTATAACCCCAATGTTATCATTGACGATCAATTACAAACACTGATTATCCAAGCTTATGAATGCTTAAGTTTAGCACTAACCACAGAATTAACAGGTAGTGCTGTAAATGGTGAAGAAATTCTCCAAAGAGCCGCTTCAGTGTTTGCTCAATTGCAAGAAAAACTGGGTGATGCTTTTGGTGCTGAAGCTCATATCCCAACTTCTGAAGAATTGGGATTCGATCTTGTCCAATCTATCTTTGAAGTAGGAGTAAAACAACGCTTAGACAGTATTGCTGATGCTCTTAATAGCACAGGAGAGGCAACAGAATTCGCTGAATTGCTTAACTCTCAAGCTGAAGTATTTGTGGGGTTAGCAGAATCTTTAAATTTACCAGGATTTGGTGCGATCGCCCAAACAATTATCGCCGCACTTAAAGCCAACCCCAAGCAAGCACATCAGATTGGGAAAGTTGCACTGGCAAATTTACAGCAGGCGCAAGCAGCTGTATTAGCAGGCGAGCGCACTTCTGGTGGGGAACTCGATCCAGCTTTGCAAAATTTCACACAAGTAGTAACAGATGATTTAAATCCCGTTACAGAACAATCTGTAAATACTTCTTCTTTAAGAGATGAAATCAAGGAACTATATAAATTTTTAACAACGTCTGGTAATACTAAAAACCAGCCTCTAAAATCATCAAAAGCTAAGTTTTATATTAAGGTAATTCGCTATATTTTCGGATGGTTTAATCATCAAATGGAAATTAGCAAAGAAGAACTTAATTTGGCTCTACTTGTTGTTGCTGATGGGGAAAATTCTGTTAATTATATTGAAAATTGGTTAAGTAAATTTTTGGAATTTGTCCAAGAAGCAGAAGATAGCACAAGCCTTTGCCTGTATCGTCAAGGTGTAATCTTAACAATCATTCTGGCTGTGGTTAAATTTCACTACAGCCACGCACAAGTAAATAATGATATCTCTGTCATTCAAACATTACAACAGCAAATTGGTAAACTAGCTAAAGAATATAAAAACTTCCCTCCAGTTACAGCCCAAGAAAAAAATTGGATTGATAACCCTAAATTTAAACCTTTGTTAGTTTTTAAAGAAACAGCAATTACCGAAACAGATCGTCTTTTAGAAACTATTTGGGGAGGAGAAGCAAATTTTACTCATATCCATGAAATTGCAGAAACTCAAGCTGAAGAACTTGTTACCGAGAGAGTAGATACAGATATTGTAAATTCTGTTATTCAAAGCGAAAGAGAAATCAAAGATAAATCACATAATTCCCCTGCAAAAAGTTCTCGAAACCATTCATCAGTACGAGTAGACACTGAGGGATTACAACGTCTTAACTACTTAGCAGGCGAGCTATTAATTAAGCAAAAACAGCGGATATTACAAGACGAACAACTTAAAGAAATAATTGAGAAATTATTTCAGCGTATTGACAGACAACAAATAATTTTAAATCAATTGGGCGATTTACCTTTCCAGATGCAGAATAATGGCCTGCAAAATCAGCGAAATTTTGCAACTGTGAAATTTGACACTTTAGAAATGGATATGTATACAGAATTTCAAATGAAGTTGCACGAGGCGATGGAAGAAAATTTGCAACTCCAAGAAATCACAGAATCTTTAGATTTACTACTGGCTCAAGCTAATCAAATCAGTGACAAAAAACAAAGATTAACGCTGAATATTATTGATAATTTGGTAGAAGCCAGGATGTCACCTTTAGGAAACATCCTCAATCGTTTCCCGCAGATGGTAACAAAGATGGGAAATGTTTATGCCAAATTTGTAGAATTGAAACTCACAGGTACGGAAGTACTAGTAGACAAAGCGATCGCAGAAAAACTTTACGAGCCTCTATTGCATTTGGTACGTAATGCTTTCGATCATGGTATTGAAACACCTCAAGTTCGTCAATCTTTGGGCAAACCAGCACAAGCATTAATCGAAATTCGTGCTTATAACCAGGGTAGCCAAACGGTTATTGAAGTTCGAGATGACGGACAAGGTTTGAATTTAGAAAAAATTCGTAAAAGAGCTATTGAGTTAAATCTCTTATCAGCAGAAGAAGGCTATGTTCTTCATGTAACTGAATCAGAGCTTTTAGAATTGATGTTTTCACCTGGATTCACTACTGTAGAGCAGGTAAGCGAAATTTCTGGACGTGGTATGGGTTTAGATATTGTGCGTTCTCAAATCCAATCTCTAAACGGTTCTTTTTCAGTTCAATCATTGCCCAATCAAGGCACAACATTTATCCTCAAAATTCCTTTTTCTATGACTACCGATAAATTAATGTTAGTACAAGTAGGGGGTACAATCTATGCTCTACTCTTGGATAATCTCGAAAAAATCTTAATTCCTTCAGAGCAGCAAATTAAAGAATTTGAAGGAAAAAAAGTATTACATTACAACTCTACAGAAGATGAACGTATAGTCAGGTTACGCTCAATTTCGGAATTAATGTATTATAGTGGTTCGTTTGGCAATAATTTTACTTTCAATAATACATTAAATTCTCATGACACCGGAATTACGCAGCATCCCGTGCTATTACTACGACATAATCAAGAAATCTTTGGTTTAGAAGTTGACCAAATTATTGGCGAACAAGAACTAGTAATTCGACCTTTAGGAAGTGCGATCGCTCCGCCCAAATATATTTATGGTTGCAGTAGTTTAGCTAGTGGTAATCTCATATTAATTATCGATCCTATTCTGTTGCTAGATTCTTACGAAATGCAAGCAACACTGGAGAGTACTGTATCATCAACAGCTTATTTGGCAAATAAAAAAGCCTTAACTCTGTCGGGTTTAACTTCTAACTCTACACCTTTACTAGCTCCTTCTTCTAACACAAACACTACACAAACTCAGTTAAGCCAATCTCTATCAACAAATCAACAGTCATCAAAGGTGCTGTTAATAGTAGATGATGCAATTAGTCTGCGTCAGACTCTTTCTCTCACTCTCCAAAAATCTGGCTATCATGTATTACAGGCACAAAATGGTGTAGAAGCTTTAGAAAAATTACAAATGCATCCGGAGATAAAAGTAGTAATTTCCGATTTGGAAATGCCGCGCATGAATGGATTTGAACTTTTATCTCATGTCAGACAAAACCAGAATTTTGCAGGGATTCCTATAGTAATTCTCACTTCTCGCAGTGCAGAAAAACATCGCCAGCTTGCTGAAGCTTTGGGAGCTACAGCTTACTTAACTAAGCCATATTTAGAAGATAAGTTAATTTCTATAGTCGCAGAGTTAATTAATAAGCAAAGCGAACAATCTCATAATTTGGTTATGAGTCAATAA